DNA from Sphingomonas psychrotolerans:
GGCCGAGCCATGCCTATCACGACCTGTCGCCGGGGCTAGATTTCGAGACGCGGCTGTTCGCCAAGCCTGATGCGCCGGCATTGCTGCGTGCCGAACTGGGCAAGCGCGGCTATGTGTGCCGGCCGATCGCGTTCGGGACCAACACCGATCCCTACCAGCCGATCGAGGGCAAATGGCGAATCACTCGCGGCTGCATCGAAGTGCTGGCGGCGTGCAACCATCCGATCACGATCACCACCAAATCGGATCGGGTGACGCGCGACCTGGACCTGCTCGCGCCGATGGCGGCGAAGGGACTGGCGGCGGTGATGCTGTCGGTGACGTCGCTGGATCCGCGGATCGCGATGACGGTCGAGCCGCGCGCGCCTTCGCCTGCGAAGCGGATCGCGGCGATACGCACACTGACCGACGCGGGAATCCCGGTGTTCGTGTCGATGGCGCCGGTGATCCCCGCAGTCACGGATCACGAGATCGAGCATATATTGGAGGCCGCTGCGGATGCGGGCGCGCGCGGGGCCTTCTTCCTGCCAGTGCGGCTGCCGCACGAAGTCGCGCCGTTGTTCCGCGCGTGGCTCGATACGCATTTCCCCGATCGCGCGGGCAAGGTGATGGCGACGATCCAGTCGATCCGCGGCGGGCGCGACAACGATCCCAATTTCCATACGCGGATGCGCGGGCAAGGGCCGTGGGCGGAATTGCTCCGCAAGCGCTTTCACATCGCGGCGAAGCGGTTTGGGCTGGACGGGGATCGACTGAAGCTGCGCACCGACCTGTTCCGGCCGCCGGCCGGGCCGCAGGGGGAGTTATTCTAGTCCTTAGGGGCGCGACTTCGGAGCGAATAGTGCCAGCGGAACGGCGTCGGCCATTGCCTGGTAGCCGGCGATCGAGGGATGGAGGCCGTCGCCCGAGTCCAGATCGAGGTGTAGCCGCGTCGGATCCTTCGGATCGCGCATCGCAGCGTCGAAATCCACCACCGCGTCGAAATTGCCGGGCGTGCGGATCCAGGCGTTGACCGCCGCCCGATCGGCCTCGTTGGCGGCGTCCGGATGGTAATATGCCGAGGCACCGTCGGGCATGATCGTGCCGCCGATCACCTTGATACCGTGCGCCCGTGCGCGGGCGACGATCTGCTCGAGCACGCCGATCATCTCGCGCACCAGCGCGGCATGCTGGTCCGGGCTGGCGGGCGCATCGCGCGTGAGGGTGCCGAGATCGTTGATCCCTTCGATCACCAGCAAATGCGTGACGCCAGGCGGCGTGAGCACTTCGCGTTCAAAACGGGCCAGTGCGTTGGGACCGGTGCCGTCGAGCCGCAGACGATTGCCGCCGATGCCGGCGTTGAGCACGGCGAGATTGCGCGTCGGCGGGTTGGCGCGCAGCCGCATCGCGAGGCGATCGGGCCAGCGCGCGTTGGTGTTGGGCTGGACGCCATAGCCGTCGGTGATCGAATCGCCGAGGATCACCAGCGCGCCTGCCCCTGGCGCGTCGACTTCGATCCCGCCGATGGCATACCAGCGCGTCGACGTTTTCGCGCCGGTGAGCGCTTCCGCCATCACCTGCTGGCCATGCGCGAAATGGCTGTGCGCGCGGGCGCCGGGATGGCCGGTCTGCCGCTCGGGTGGCGTCGGCAAATGGAGCGTGATCGCGAGATCGGCGCCGGCGAGGACCGGAAGGTCAACGGGGTCGGAGAGATAGTCGGCGCCGGCGGGGATCGTCACGCGTGGCTGGCCGCCGAAGCGCAGCACACGCGCGCTGGCGGGAAGGATGCGCGATGTCGCATTGTCGGCCGAAAGCGCCACCCCGGCTGAACCGACTACCAGCGGTGCGGTGCCGAAGGCGTTCGACAGCCGCACGCGCAGTCGCTTGCCGCCGATCGAGACGCGGACGATCTGGCGGATCGTGGCGTCGGTCAGATCCTCGACCGGGGCGATATTCTCGCCGGTCGGCACCATCTGCGACGTCGCCCAGCTCGCCACCCAATGCGGCTTTTCCTGCGCGGTCGCAGCGCCGCCGAGGCACAAACTCCCCAGCAGGCACAGCAATGTGCCGATCCTCGCCATCCGCATCCTCCCTCTCGTTATTGGTAGCGCTAACCCGACCTCGCGACCCTGTCCATCGCGCAGCCCGGCGGCCACCGGTGTACTATTGCTCCAAGGCAGTCGGCCGCATAAGCACCGGCATCGTCTCAAGGAATCCTGATGCGCGTTCTGCTGCTGGCGCTGTGCGCCTTCGTTCTCCCCGCTTCCGCCCTCGCCCAGTCCCCCGCCCTTCCCACCGGCCAGTTGCCCGATACGGTCAGGCCGATCGCCTATCGGCTCGACATGACCATCCTGCCCGAGCGGGAGCGCTTTGCCGGCCATGCCGAGATCGACGTGGAGCTGAGGCAGCCCGCCGCCTCGATATTCCTGCACGGGCGCGACCTCAAGGTCGGCAAGGCAGCGGTGAAGATCGGCAAAAGCGAGACGCCGGCGACCTTTACCCAGAAGAGCCCCACCGGGCTGGCCCAGCTCGATTTCGGCCGCACCCTGCCGGCGGGCAGGATGACGCTAAAGTTCGATTACGACGCGGCGTTCGGCGACGGACCTTCGGGGATCTACCGGATCAAGGTGGGCGAGGACTGGTATAGCTGGTCGCAATTCCAGTCGATCGACGCGCGCGCCGCCTTCCCGTCGTTCGATCAGCCGGGATACAAGACGCCGTTCACGGTCTCGGTGACCACGAGGCGCGGTTTCGTCGCAGTGAGCAACGCGCCCGAACTGGGCAAGCCGCTGGCCGCAGGCAAGCTGGTCAAGCACCGCTTCGCCGCCACCGAACCGCTGCCGACCTATCTGGTCGCCTTCGTCGTCGGCCCGTTCGTAACTGTCGAGGGCGTGGTGCCCCGACGCCGCAGCGCCCGAAGCCGCTGCCGCTGCGCATCGTCGGGACGAAGCCCTATGCCGGGCAGATGCAGTACGCGCTGGAGGGATCGAAGAAGATCGTCGCGTTGCTCGAAGAATATTTCGACCAGCCCTTCCCCTATCCCAAGCTCGATCAGATCGGCTCGCCGGTGATGCCGGGGGCGATGGAGAATGCCGGCGCCGACATCTATGGCGACGGGATCCTGTTCGTTGACGAGGGCTCATCCACCGAGGACAAGCGGACCTTCGGCATGGTCGTGGCACACGAGCTGTCGCACCAATGGTTCGGCGACGTGGTCACGCCCGCCTGGTGGGACGACATCTGGCTCAACGAGAGCTTCGCCAACTGGATGGGCTATCGTATCGGCAACGAATGGCGGCCCGATCTCGACATCGGCGTGAGCGCGATCGACGAGGCGTTCGACGCGATGCAGATCGATGCGCTCGGCGCCGGACGGCCGATCCACCAGCGGATCACGCGCGACGCCGATATCGACGGCACGTTCGACCAGATCACTTATGGCAAGGGCGGTCAGGTCGTGGCGATGATCGCCGCTTACCTGGGCGAGGAGAAGTTCCGCGACGGGGTGCGGCTGCACATGCGGCGCTATCTTCACGGCAATGCGACCACCGACCAGTTCTTCGATTCGCTCGCCAGCGCCGCGCACGATCCGCGCGTGCTCGAATCGCTGCGCAGCTTCGTCGACCAGCAGGGCATGCCGGTGGTGACGCTGAAGCACGAGGGCGGCGGGCTCCTTGCGAGCCAGTCACGCTATGCGAGTTTCGGCAGCAACTTGCCCCCGGCGCAGTGGATCGTACCCGTCTGCGTCCGCCGCGCCGCGGTGCGCAGCTGTACGCTACTCGACGGCCCCGACGGCGCGATCGAGGCCAAGGGCGACGGGGTGATCGTCCCCAATGCCGGCGGCTGGGGCTATTATCGCTTCGACATGGACCCGGCGGACTGGTCGGCGCTGATCGCCGCGGCGCCGACGCTGCCGGAGGGCGAGGCACTGGCAGTGACCGACAGTCTGTGGGCGTCCTTCTACGCCGGCAAGGCGAAGTTCCCGCAACTCGCGGCACTAGCGCGCGCGATGGCGGCGCATCCGGCATCCAATGCAATGCTCGACAATGGCGAGCGGCTGCGCGGACTGCAGCAGCGCGGGCTGATCAGCGACGCGGCCTTGCCCGCCTGGCGCAAGCTGATCGTCGATATCTACGGCCCGAAGCTGGCACAGCTGGGTTTCGATCCGGCGGCGGACGCTTATGCGTCCGACACGCCGGACCGTAAGAAGCTGCGCGGCGAAATGGTCGAGCTCCTTGTCGGGGCAGGTGGCGACCCGACACTTCGCGGCAAGCTGATCGCGGCGGCGGACGCGTATGTGGCGGGCGACGACAAAGCACTCGACTGGGAGTTCACACAGCTCGCACTTCCTCTCTACGTGGCGGACAAGGGCGTGCCGCTGGCGAAGGCCATCGCCGACAAGATTCTTGCCAATGAGGATCCGGCGGCGCGCGAAATCGTGTTCGACGCGATCGGCCATTCGGGCAATCCGGACGTGGCGCGCTGGTTCCTCGTTGACTTCAGGGATCCGCGCCTGCCGCAGAGCGTGCGTCTTCGTACCGCCAAGAGCCTGCTCGACTCGCCCGGGACCCGGGATATCGCTGCCGACTATCTGCTGGCCAATCCGGATAGCTTCTCGAAGGCGGGCGGCGGGATCTTCTCGGCGCGGGCGGGACAGATGTTCAATGTGCTTTGCACCAGCGTGGCGGCAGATGCGGTGGACGCCAAGCTACGGCCACAGTTGGCAAACGACAGCACGCTGGGGCTGGACCGCACGGTGGATACGATCCGCAATTGCGCGCGGTTCAAGGATGCCAAGGCGGGCGAAGTCAGCGCGGCGGTGATGGGGAAGTAAAACCCTCTGCCTTTGGGAGAGGGAATTACGCCGCGGCCAGCTTGAAGTCCTTGTACTGCGCGCGGATCGCGGTCTTGAGGAGCTTGCCCGTCGCCGTGTGCGGCAGTGCGTCGACGAAGTGGATCTCGTCGGGGAGCCACCATTTGGCGACGTGCTGTTCGAGATGCGCCTGGATTTCGGCGGCGCTCACCTCGGCATCGGGCTTGCGCACCACCAGCAGGATCGGGCGCTCTTCCCATTTGGGATGATAGACTCCGATCGCCGCGGCCTCGGCGACGCCCGCGCAGCCTATCGCGGCATTCTCGAGCTCGACCGAGCTGATCCATTCTCCGCCCGATTTGATCACGTCCTTGGCGCGATCGGTGATCTGCATCGTCCCGTCGGGATGGAGCATGGCGACGTCGCCGGTATCGAACCAGTTATCGGGGTCTACCGCGAGCTGCTCCTCGCCGAAATATTGCTTGATCACCCAGGGACCGCGGACCTGCAGGCGGCCCGAGCTGGCGCCGTCGCGGGGCTGAACCACGCCTTCGTCGTCGACCACGCGCAGCTCGACGCCGAAGGGAACCTTGCCCTGTTTCGACACCTGATCGACCTGTTGCTCGAAGCTGAGATCGTCCCAATCGAACGAAGGCGCGCCCATCGTGCCGATCGGGGAAGTCTCGGTCATTCCCCAGGCGTGGTTGACCCGGATTCCCATCTTCATCAGCCGCTCGATCATCGCGCGCGGCGCCGCCGAGCCGCCGATCGTGACGATCTTCAGATGCTCGGGTGCCGCGCCGGTCGCGTCCATATACTGGAACATCGCGAACCAGACGGTCGGGACGCCGGCACTGTGGGTGACCTTCTCGCGGTTCATCAGCTCGCACAGGATCCTGGGCTCGTTGATCGCCGAGAAGACGAACTTCACCCCCACCGCGGCGCCGGCGAAGGGCAGTCCCCAGCCGACCGCGTGGAACATCGGCACGATCGGCATCGCCACCGATTGAGTCGACAGATCAAACTCGGCAGGCTGAAGCTCGGTGATCGCGTGGATCACGGTCGAGCGGTGCGTGTAGAGCACGCCCTTGGGATTGCCGGTGGTGCCGCTGGTGTAGCAGAGCATGCACGGCTCGCGCTCGCTGCCCTCGATCCATGAATAGTCGCCGGATTCGGGAGCGATCAGCGCCTCGAATTCGCCGTCGTCGAAGCAGACATAATGCCGGATCGTACCCCATTGCGGCTTGAGCTTCTCGACTACGGCCGCGAACGCCTTGTCGTAGAACAGCAGCTGATCCTCGGCATGATTGGCGATGAAAGCGAGCTGGTCCTCGAACAGCCGTGGATTGATCGTGTGGATTACCCCGCCCATGCCGATCGTACCATACCAGGCGACGAGATGGCGGCTGTGGTTCATGCCGAGCGTCGCCACGCGATCGCCGGGCTTCACGCCGAACCGTTCGAGGGCCTGCGCCAGGCGGCGGGAATCATGCGCGATCCCCGCCCAGTCGGTGCGGGTCTCGGAGCCATCGGCCCACCGCGTGACAATCTCGCGCGGCCCGTGCTCGCGCGCGGCGTGATCGAGCAGACGCATCACGCGCAGCTCGAAATCCTGCATTCCACCCAGCATCGCTCTCTCCAGCTCTTTGGCTTTTGCGGGAGGGTAAGCGGGGAGTGTGGGTGGTGTCGAGGGGCGTCTGTGAGCAACGCTTCGCTACGAAGCCCCTCCCCTTCAGGGGAGGCTCGAAGGTCAGGCCGCAGCCGCCAGCGTTAGTTCGGGCTTGCCGAACAGCGCCGATTTTATCCCCGGCAGCCCGCGGATGCGCTCGACCATTTCCTCGTCGATGCGGAAGTTGCGGCCGATGACCAATTCGGCCTGTCCCTCGGAACCGAACGGCGCCCAGACCCGCACGGTGCTACGCCCGCCGCGCTCGTTGCCGATCATCTCGGCCAACCTCGGCAGAACGCCCGCATCGCTGACTTCGAGGTCGACGATCAGCCGCGCGGTGCTGGCGATGCTTTCGAACGGCTGGACGCGCTTGATCGACACCCGCGGGGTATCCTCGCCGGGGCGCTTGTCGAGCTCGACGGTGAGCAGGGCACAGCCCCCTGCCCGTGCCGCTTCCTCCATGTCCTTCGCGGCGAACTCGTCGAAGCAGCTGGCGATCGTCTGGCCGCTGGAGTCCGAGATGGTCGCCATCATGTAGCGATTGCCACGCGCCGAGGTGCGCCAGCGCGCATCCTCGATCAGCGCCGCGATCGTCGCGCCGATGCGGCCGCCATCGGGGATCGAGACTTCGCCGAGCGTGGCGATCTCGCGAGCGCCCTGGCTACGCACCAGATGGGCGTAGCGATCGAGCGGATGCGCCGAGAAATAATAGCCGAAGGCGTCCTTCTCGGCGGCGATCTTGTCAGCGAGCGACCAATGCGCACTCCGCGGCAAGTTGATCGCGCCGCCGCCAGGCTCGGATTCGCCGAACAGGCCTCCCTGCCCGCTCGCGCGACTCTCATGCGTGCGCTGGGCGACGGCGAGGATCGTCTCGGCCGCGGCATGGACGCCGGCGCGATTGGGTTCGATCCCGTCGAACGCGCCGGCCGCGGCAAGCGTCTCGAGTTGACGCTTGTTGAGCAATCGCGGGTCGACCCGCCTGGAGAAGTCGTCGAGCGACTTGAAGCGGCCGTTGCCGTCGCGTTCCTCGATCAGCAGCTCCATCGCCCGCTCGCCGACGCCCTTGAGTGCGCCAAGTGCATAGCGCACCGCGAGGCCGTCATTGTGTTTCTCGACATGGAAGTCGGCAAGGCTGGCGTTGATGTCGGGCGGCAGGCAATCGATCTTGAGCCGGTTCATGTCGTCGGCGAAGATCGCCAGCTTGTCGGTCTGGTGGA
Protein-coding regions in this window:
- a CDS encoding PA0069 family radical SAM protein — encoded protein: MAKTRATRGATLNKDSVRFNLPEREGDGDWLDDRETVDGEAPPLRTTVTVEKPKTVLTRNNSPDIAFDRSVNPYRGCEHGCIYCFARPSHAYHDLSPGLDFETRLFAKPDAPALLRAELGKRGYVCRPIAFGTNTDPYQPIEGKWRITRGCIEVLAACNHPITITTKSDRVTRDLDLLAPMAAKGLAAVMLSVTSLDPRIAMTVEPRAPSPAKRIAAIRTLTDAGIPVFVSMAPVIPAVTDHEIEHILEAAADAGARGAFFLPVRLPHEVAPLFRAWLDTHFPDRAGKVMATIQSIRGGRDNDPNFHTRMRGQGPWAELLRKRFHIAAKRFGLDGDRLKLRTDLFRPPAGPQGELF
- a CDS encoding SGNH/GDSL hydrolase family protein, which produces MRMARIGTLLCLLGSLCLGGAATAQEKPHWVASWATSQMVPTGENIAPVEDLTDATIRQIVRVSIGGKRLRVRLSNAFGTAPLVVGSAGVALSADNATSRILPASARVLRFGGQPRVTIPAGADYLSDPVDLPVLAGADLAITLHLPTPPERQTGHPGARAHSHFAHGQQVMAEALTGAKTSTRWYAIGGIEVDAPGAGALVILGDSITDGYGVQPNTNARWPDRLAMRLRANPPTRNLAVLNAGIGGNRLRLDGTGPNALARFEREVLTPPGVTHLLVIEGINDLGTLTRDAPASPDQHAALVREMIGVLEQIVARARAHGIKVIGGTIMPDGASAYYHPDAANEADRAAVNAWIRTPGNFDAVVDFDAAMRDPKDPTRLHLDLDSGDGLHPSIAGYQAMADAVPLALFAPKSRP
- a CDS encoding gluzincin family metallopeptidase yields the protein MRVLLLALCAFVLPASALAQSPALPTGQLPDTVRPIAYRLDMTILPERERFAGHAEIDVELRQPAASIFLHGRDLKVGKAAVKIGKSETPATFTQKSPTGLAQLDFGRTLPAGRMTLKFDYDAAFGDGPSGIYRIKVGEDWYSWSQFQSIDARAAFPSFDQPGYKTPFTVSVTTRRGFVAVSNAPELGKPLAAGKLVKHRFAATEPLPTYLVAFVVGPFVTVEGVVPRRRSARSRCRCASSGRSPMPGRCSTRWRDRRRSSRCSKNISTSPSPIPSSIRSARR
- a CDS encoding M1 family aminopeptidase, with protein sequence MQYALEGSKKIVALLEEYFDQPFPYPKLDQIGSPVMPGAMENAGADIYGDGILFVDEGSSTEDKRTFGMVVAHELSHQWFGDVVTPAWWDDIWLNESFANWMGYRIGNEWRPDLDIGVSAIDEAFDAMQIDALGAGRPIHQRITRDADIDGTFDQITYGKGGQVVAMIAAYLGEEKFRDGVRLHMRRYLHGNATTDQFFDSLASAAHDPRVLESLRSFVDQQGMPVVTLKHEGGGLLASQSRYASFGSNLPPAQWIVPVCVRRAAVRSCTLLDGPDGAIEAKGDGVIVPNAGGWGYYRFDMDPADWSALIAAAPTLPEGEALAVTDSLWASFYAGKAKFPQLAALARAMAAHPASNAMLDNGERLRGLQQRGLISDAALPAWRKLIVDIYGPKLAQLGFDPAADAYASDTPDRKKLRGEMVELLVGAGGDPTLRGKLIAAADAYVAGDDKALDWEFTQLALPLYVADKGVPLAKAIADKILANEDPAAREIVFDAIGHSGNPDVARWFLVDFRDPRLPQSVRLRTAKSLLDSPGTRDIAADYLLANPDSFSKAGGGIFSARAGQMFNVLCTSVAADAVDAKLRPQLANDSTLGLDRTVDTIRNCARFKDAKAGEVSAAVMGK
- a CDS encoding long-chain fatty acid--CoA ligase translates to MLGGMQDFELRVMRLLDHAAREHGPREIVTRWADGSETRTDWAGIAHDSRRLAQALERFGVKPGDRVATLGMNHSRHLVAWYGTIGMGGVIHTINPRLFEDQLAFIANHAEDQLLFYDKAFAAVVEKLKPQWGTIRHYVCFDDGEFEALIAPESGDYSWIEGSEREPCMLCYTSGTTGNPKGVLYTHRSTVIHAITELQPAEFDLSTQSVAMPIVPMFHAVGWGLPFAGAAVGVKFVFSAINEPRILCELMNREKVTHSAGVPTVWFAMFQYMDATGAAPEHLKIVTIGGSAAPRAMIERLMKMGIRVNHAWGMTETSPIGTMGAPSFDWDDLSFEQQVDQVSKQGKVPFGVELRVVDDEGVVQPRDGASSGRLQVRGPWVIKQYFGEEQLAVDPDNWFDTGDVAMLHPDGTMQITDRAKDVIKSGGEWISSVELENAAIGCAGVAEAAAIGVYHPKWEERPILLVVRKPDAEVSAAEIQAHLEQHVAKWWLPDEIHFVDALPHTATGKLLKTAIRAQYKDFKLAAA